The following are from one region of the Sphingomonas oryzagri genome:
- a CDS encoding GNAT family N-acetyltransferase, producing MPFDFQPTLDGDLLALRPARPDDFDALFAVASDREIWEVHPAHDRWQEPVFRTFLDGAFADQGGLVAIEQASGAIVGFSRYSMGRCEPGEVEIGWTFLARRLWGGRYNAAMKRLMLDHAFRFVDTALFRVGEDNLRSRRAMEKIGGRLTGRTETVMLNGAPVTHVVYAIRRSDWATRAMAG from the coding sequence ATGCCCTTCGATTTCCAGCCGACGCTCGACGGCGACCTGCTCGCGCTCCGGCCCGCCCGGCCCGACGATTTCGACGCGCTGTTCGCGGTGGCGTCGGATCGGGAGATCTGGGAGGTCCACCCGGCGCATGACCGCTGGCAGGAGCCGGTGTTCCGCACCTTCCTCGATGGCGCCTTCGCCGATCAGGGCGGGCTCGTCGCAATCGAGCAAGCGAGCGGCGCGATCGTCGGCTTCTCGCGCTATTCGATGGGGCGGTGCGAGCCGGGCGAAGTCGAGATCGGCTGGACCTTCCTGGCGCGTCGCCTGTGGGGCGGCCGTTACAATGCCGCGATGAAGCGGCTGATGCTCGATCACGCCTTCCGCTTCGTCGACACCGCGCTGTTTCGGGTCGGCGAAGACAATCTGCGATCGCGCCGCGCGATGGAGAAGATCGGCGGGCGCCTGACCGGACGGACGGAGACGGTGATGCTGAACGGCGCGCCGGTGACGCATGTCGTCTACGCCATCCGGCGATCGGACTGGGCCACGCGGGCGATGGCCGGCTAA
- a CDS encoding ExbD/TolR family protein — protein sequence MAISVRSIEPSPLMEINTTPLIDVLLVLLIMFILTIPIQTHKVPLDLPSGGTPAIEHPDKNLISTDAAGHMFWNGQAVADLRTLRQYIDLSETQAMEPELHLRPDPATRYAIVDGIIAVVKQSQVGKFAFEGNERYAGVF from the coding sequence ATGGCGATTTCCGTTCGGAGTATCGAACCGTCCCCGCTGATGGAGATCAACACGACGCCGCTCATTGACGTCCTGCTGGTTCTCCTGATCATGTTTATCCTCACGATCCCGATCCAGACACACAAGGTGCCGCTCGACCTCCCGTCGGGCGGCACTCCTGCTATCGAGCACCCCGACAAGAACCTGATCTCGACCGATGCGGCCGGGCACATGTTCTGGAACGGCCAGGCGGTCGCCGATCTCAGGACGCTTCGCCAGTATATCGATCTGTCCGAGACGCAGGCGATGGAGCCGGAGCTTCACCTGAGGCCCGATCCCGCCACGCGCTACGCGATCGTCGACGGCATCATCGCGGTGGTGAAGCAGAGCCAGGTCGGCAAGTTCGCCTTCGAGGGCAACGAGCGATACGCCGGGGTCTTCTGA
- a CDS encoding SDR family oxidoreductase, whose protein sequence is MTRPLALVTGGCRRLGAAICIALADAGYDLAIHSSPASAPEEGLSERLTAAGAAWHHLTADLSDAAAVEALLPAVHRAAARWPALLVNNAARFDYDSPETVRQSGLIDHYAVNCAAPVLLARALAAIASAGHPVAIVNILDQRIAAPNADQFSYTLSKLALSEATTILARQFAPHVRVSAVAPGLTLPTPDYDAARMARAAARMPLELLADPAEIAEAVVYLARARAVTGQTLFVDGGAHLRHYPRDFLYLESEGGAS, encoded by the coding sequence GTGACCCGCCCGCTCGCGCTGGTGACCGGCGGCTGCCGCCGGCTCGGCGCGGCGATCTGCATCGCGCTGGCGGATGCGGGATACGACCTCGCGATCCACAGCAGCCCGGCCTCCGCGCCCGAGGAGGGGCTGAGCGAACGGCTGACCGCGGCGGGGGCCGCCTGGCATCACCTGACCGCGGACCTTTCGGACGCGGCGGCGGTCGAGGCGCTGCTGCCGGCGGTGCACCGGGCGGCCGCGCGCTGGCCCGCGCTGCTCGTCAACAACGCCGCGCGCTTCGACTATGATTCGCCCGAAACGGTGCGCCAGTCCGGCCTGATCGACCATTATGCGGTCAACTGCGCGGCGCCGGTGCTGCTGGCGCGCGCGCTGGCTGCGATCGCTTCGGCCGGGCATCCGGTGGCGATCGTCAACATCCTCGACCAGCGGATCGCCGCACCCAATGCGGACCAGTTCAGCTACACGCTGTCCAAGCTCGCGCTGTCCGAGGCGACGACGATTCTCGCCCGTCAGTTCGCGCCGCACGTCCGCGTCTCGGCGGTCGCGCCGGGGCTGACGCTGCCGACGCCCGATTATGACGCGGCGCGGATGGCCCGCGCGGCGGCGCGGATGCCGCTGGAACTGCTCGCCGATCCGGCCGAGATCGCCGAGGCGGTGGTCTACCTCGCCCGTGCCCGCGCGGTGACCGGGCAGACCCTGTTCGTCGATGGTGGCGCGCACCTGCGCCACTATCCGCGCGATTTCCTGTATCTGGAGAGCGAGGGCGGCGCCTCCTAG
- a CDS encoding ExbD/TolR family protein: MAMSAGTAEGEPMMDINTTPLIDVMLVLLIMFIITIPPQTHAVKLDLPVPNNAPPPPILPTKNTISTDAAGSIFWNGQPLPAGEAGLVTLRQYLDLTKNMPDEPELHLLPDPQTRYDTIDNILAVVKKSQVGKFGFEGNERYANAF; encoded by the coding sequence ATGGCAATGTCTGCAGGCACCGCCGAAGGCGAGCCCATGATGGACATCAACACGACGCCGCTGATCGACGTCATGCTGGTGCTGCTCATCATGTTCATCATCACCATTCCCCCGCAGACCCATGCCGTGAAGCTGGATCTGCCGGTTCCCAACAATGCACCGCCGCCGCCGATCCTTCCGACGAAGAACACGATCTCGACGGACGCGGCCGGCAGCATCTTCTGGAACGGCCAGCCGCTTCCGGCCGGCGAGGCGGGCCTCGTCACTCTTCGTCAGTATCTCGATCTGACGAAGAACATGCCCGACGAGCCGGAACTGCATCTGTTGCCGGATCCGCAAACGCGCTACGATACGATCGACAACATCCTGGCGGTCGTGAAGAAGAGCCAGGTCGGCAAGTTCGGCTTCGAGGGCAACGAGCGCTACGCCAACGCCTTCTGA
- a CDS encoding energy transducer TonB yields the protein MAYVDQNQSGQKTVSAVISAIVLGAVGYAFVNGLAYDAYKKVATKLNVIDIKTPPPPPPKKPPPPPKETPKVESPPIVAPPPVVTPPVVAPTIITAPKAPPVIIPQAPVAPSPPPPPPKPSEAVGLKPRGNPGDWVTSDDYPPGALRNNEAGVTGFKLDVGPDGRVTNCTVTSSSGFPDLDQTACRLLPRRARFTPAKDASGNGIASTYSNNMRWQIPKD from the coding sequence ATGGCTTACGTCGACCAGAATCAAAGCGGTCAGAAAACGGTCTCAGCGGTCATTTCCGCGATCGTTCTCGGCGCAGTCGGCTACGCGTTCGTCAACGGTCTGGCATACGACGCCTATAAAAAGGTGGCCACCAAGCTGAACGTGATCGACATCAAAACCCCGCCGCCGCCGCCGCCCAAAAAGCCGCCGCCCCCGCCCAAGGAGACCCCGAAGGTCGAATCGCCGCCGATCGTGGCGCCCCCGCCGGTGGTGACCCCGCCGGTCGTGGCTCCGACGATCATCACGGCGCCGAAGGCTCCCCCCGTGATCATCCCGCAGGCGCCGGTCGCCCCCTCGCCGCCGCCGCCGCCGCCCAAGCCCAGTGAGGCCGTGGGTTTGAAGCCACGCGGCAATCCGGGCGATTGGGTCACTTCGGACGATTACCCGCCCGGCGCGCTTCGCAACAACGAGGCTGGCGTCACCGGCTTCAAGTTGGATGTGGGACCGGACGGTCGCGTCACGAACTGCACGGTGACCTCGTCGAGCGGATTCCCCGATCTCGACCAGACCGCCTGCCGCCTGCTGCCGCGCCGAGCGCGCTTCACGCCGGCGAAGGATGCGTCCGGCAACGGCATTGCGAGCACGTATAGCAACAATATGCGCTGGCAGATCCCGAAGGACTAA
- a CDS encoding MotA/TolQ/ExbB proton channel family protein codes for MTTPTTAAAGSAAEQYGLWNALNQGGVISWTVFILLVGSLFISLFILLSKWWEQQKIIGQAKKVRAGFWSAPNLRDAATKLEKNSAYRQIVDDGLLAEDQHDKLKDPIDQHEWINNSIARSTASIGAKLSGGLPFLATVGSVAPFVGLFGTVVGIYRALIAIGASGSASIDKVAGPVGEALIMTALGLVTAVPAVLAYNWLLRRNKVIMEGLVAFANDVHGYMVSGGAVRPSYGLTKAAQPKVAATASGVQTTKA; via the coding sequence ATGACGACCCCCACCACCGCCGCCGCCGGCTCCGCCGCAGAACAGTACGGCCTCTGGAACGCCCTCAATCAGGGTGGCGTGATCAGCTGGACCGTGTTCATCCTGCTCGTGGGCTCGCTGTTCATCTCGCTCTTCATCCTGCTTTCCAAGTGGTGGGAGCAGCAGAAGATCATCGGCCAGGCCAAGAAGGTCCGCGCCGGCTTCTGGTCCGCGCCGAACCTGCGTGACGCCGCCACCAAGCTCGAGAAGAACTCGGCCTACCGCCAGATCGTCGACGACGGCCTGCTCGCCGAGGACCAGCACGACAAGCTGAAGGATCCGATCGACCAGCACGAGTGGATCAACAACTCGATCGCCCGCTCGACGGCCTCGATCGGCGCCAAGCTCTCGGGCGGCCTGCCGTTCCTCGCGACGGTCGGCTCGGTCGCTCCGTTCGTCGGTCTGTTCGGTACCGTGGTCGGCATCTACCGCGCGCTGATCGCCATCGGCGCCTCGGGTTCGGCCTCGATCGACAAGGTCGCCGGCCCGGTCGGTGAAGCTCTGATCATGACCGCGCTCGGCCTCGTCACCGCCGTTCCGGCCGTGCTCGCCTACAACTGGCTGCTGCGTCGCAACAAGGTGATCATGGAGGGTCTCGTGGCCTTCGCCAACGACGTCCATGGCTACATGGTGTCGGGTGGCGCGGTGCGTCCGTCCTACGGCCTGACCAAGGCTGCCCAGCCGAAGGTCGCTGCGACCGCCTCGGGCGTGCAGACCACCAAGGCCTGA
- a CDS encoding DUF3297 family protein has translation MTDTPPDRLSVSPRSPLYDADVLQRDVGIRFNGVEKNNVEEYCVSEGWIKVAAGRSLDRKGNPMTLKLKGVVEPYFKRAAADEAGSDGDAES, from the coding sequence ATGACCGACACGCCCCCCGATCGCCTTTCCGTCAGCCCGCGCTCGCCGCTCTACGACGCGGACGTCCTGCAGCGCGACGTCGGCATCCGCTTCAACGGTGTCGAAAAGAACAACGTCGAGGAATATTGCGTGTCGGAGGGCTGGATCAAGGTCGCCGCCGGCCGTTCGCTCGACCGCAAGGGCAATCCGATGACGCTCAAGCTGAAGGGCGTGGTCGAGCCTTATTTCAAGCGCGCGGCGGCGGACGAGGCCGGGAGCGACGGCGACGCGGAGAGCTGA
- a CDS encoding AAA family ATPase — MIDRIAIAGYRSLRDVVLPLGQLTLVTGPNGSGKSSLYRGLRLLADVAQGGVVRSLAAEGGLESTLWAGPEAFGRAMKTGEHPVQGTVRKHPVHLRLGFAGNDHGYAIDLGLPTPGASPFGHDPEIKVEAVWTGGRLANRNLIAERRGPMVRVRRQDDGTWRTSFEQLSSFDSMMTHCADPVDGLELLTLRERMRGWRFYDQLRTDRDAPARRAQVGTFTPVLAGDGSDVAAAIRTIQAIGDGGALDDTIADAFDGATIDGGAELRMRQPGLLRPLGAAELSDGTLRYILLAAALLSPRPPELMVLNEPESSLHPSLLAPLARLLRLAAQRSQIVVVSHAERLVSALSDGWGTETIRLSKELGETVAEEVAAPAWEWPVR, encoded by the coding sequence GTGATCGATCGCATCGCCATCGCCGGTTATCGTTCGCTGCGCGATGTCGTGCTGCCGCTCGGTCAGCTGACCCTCGTCACCGGCCCCAACGGCAGCGGCAAGTCCAGCCTCTATCGTGGCCTGCGGCTGCTGGCGGATGTCGCGCAGGGCGGGGTGGTGCGCTCGCTTGCCGCCGAGGGTGGTCTCGAATCGACGCTGTGGGCGGGGCCAGAGGCGTTCGGCCGCGCGATGAAGACGGGCGAGCATCCCGTTCAGGGGACGGTCCGCAAGCATCCGGTCCACCTCCGGCTCGGCTTTGCGGGCAACGATCATGGCTATGCGATCGATCTCGGCCTGCCGACGCCCGGAGCCTCGCCGTTCGGGCACGATCCGGAGATCAAGGTGGAGGCGGTGTGGACCGGCGGCCGCCTCGCCAACCGCAATCTCATCGCCGAGCGGCGCGGGCCGATGGTGCGCGTCCGCCGGCAGGACGACGGCACATGGCGCACGTCGTTCGAGCAATTGTCCAGCTTCGACAGCATGATGACGCATTGCGCGGATCCGGTGGACGGGCTGGAACTGCTGACGCTGCGCGAAAGGATGCGTGGCTGGCGCTTCTATGACCAGCTCCGCACCGATCGTGATGCCCCGGCGCGGCGCGCGCAGGTCGGCACCTTCACGCCGGTGCTGGCGGGGGACGGGTCGGATGTTGCCGCCGCCATCCGCACCATCCAGGCGATCGGCGATGGCGGGGCGCTCGACGATACGATCGCCGATGCCTTCGACGGCGCGACGATCGATGGTGGCGCGGAACTGCGGATGCGCCAGCCCGGCCTGTTGCGTCCGCTCGGCGCGGCCGAGCTGTCGGACGGTACGCTGCGCTACATCCTGCTCGCCGCTGCCCTGCTGTCGCCTCGGCCGCCCGAGCTGATGGTGCTGAACGAGCCGGAATCGAGCCTCCACCCGAGCCTTCTCGCGCCGCTCGCCCGGCTTCTCCGTCTTGCCGCGCAGCGTTCGCAGATCGTCGTGGTCTCCCATGCCGAGCGGTTGGTCTCGGCCCTGTCGGATGGCTGGGGAACGGAGACCATTCGCCTCTCGAAAGAGCTTGGCGAGACGGTGGCGGAGGAGGTGGCGGCGCCGGCCTGGGAGTGGCCGGTCCGTTAG
- a CDS encoding ExbD/TolR family protein, translating into MAMSVGGEGGDDTPISDINTTPLVDVMLVLLIIFLITVPVVLQTIPLKLPTVRNEPTVTKPENVNLSVKADAAGNCQVYWGIEKVDSKSLLDRAVKKLKFEIDKQGGVQNVTPDTLPEAHIRGDQNTPYKCIGGVVSTLSQAGFLKVGFISQPETPGGP; encoded by the coding sequence ATGGCCATGAGTGTAGGCGGCGAAGGTGGCGATGACACGCCCATCTCGGACATCAACACGACGCCGCTCGTCGACGTCATGCTGGTGCTCCTGATCATCTTCCTGATCACCGTTCCGGTCGTGCTGCAGACCATCCCGCTCAAGCTGCCGACGGTGCGCAACGAGCCGACGGTCACCAAGCCGGAGAACGTCAACCTGTCCGTGAAGGCCGACGCGGCCGGCAACTGTCAGGTCTACTGGGGCATCGAGAAGGTCGACTCCAAGTCGCTGCTCGATCGCGCCGTGAAGAAGCTGAAGTTCGAGATCGACAAGCAGGGCGGCGTCCAGAACGTCACCCCGGATACCCTGCCGGAAGCGCATATCCGCGGCGACCAGAACACGCCGTACAAGTGCATCGGCGGTGTCGTCTCGACGCTGTCGCAGGCGGGCTTCCTCAAGGTCGGCTTCATCTCGCAGCCCGAAACGCCGGGCGGACCGTAA
- the acnA gene encoding aconitate hydratase AcnA, which produces MTAIGQDTLNTRDSLEVGGKTIHYYSIAKAAEQIGDVSRLPFSMKVLLENLLRFEDGTTVTVEDIKAMVQWLTDKTSEREIQYRPARVLMQDFTGVPCVVDLAAMRDAMNSLGGDAQKINPQVPVHLVIDHSVMVDEFGTPKAFEDNVELEYQRNSERYEFLKWGSKALDNFKVVPPGTGICHQVNLEHIAQAVWTSKDDAGETIAYPDTCVGTDSHTTMVNGLGVLGWGVGGIEAEAAMLGQPVSMLIPEVVGFKFTGELQEGVTATDLVLTVTHMLRKKGVVGRFVEYFGPGLASLTLADRATMGNMAPEYGATCGFFGIDDKTLDYMRLTGRDEDQIALTEAYAKAQGLWLDPDAEPVFTDTLELDLSTVRPSLAGPKRPQDKVVLEEVDDTFNADLSGVYKHDGFKRVPVEGRSHDIGDGDVVIAAITSCTNTSNPSVLVAAGLVAQKANALGLKPKPWVKTSLAPGSQVVTDYLEKSGLQADLDAIGFNLVGYGCTTCIGNSGPLAEPISKAINGNDIVAASVLSGNRNFEGRVSPDVRANFLASPPLVVAYALKGTVTEDFTTTPIGQSTEGKDVFLKDIWPTNAEVRAAIDANIDRDMFTSRYAHVFTGDEKWQAISVTGSDTYSWNPSSTYVANPPYFEGMSMTPAPVTDIIDARPLAIFADSITTDHISPAGSIKADSPGGRYLSEHQVSKADFNSYGSRRGNHEVMMRGTFANIRIKNEMTPGIEGGVTKYVPTGDVEAIYDAAMKYKAEGTPLVVIGGKEYGTGSSRDWAAKGTTLLGVRAVIVETFERIHRSNLVGMGVLPLQFADGVDRKTLKLDGSETFTITGVADLRPRQTVTVELTRADGSRETFETRCRIDTVNELEYFLNGGILQYVLRKLAA; this is translated from the coding sequence ATGACCGCGATCGGACAGGACACGCTCAACACCCGAGACAGTCTGGAGGTCGGCGGCAAGACGATTCACTATTATTCGATCGCCAAGGCGGCCGAGCAGATCGGCGATGTCTCCAGGCTGCCCTTCTCGATGAAGGTGCTGCTGGAGAATCTGCTGCGCTTCGAGGATGGCACCACCGTCACCGTCGAGGACATCAAGGCGATGGTCCAGTGGCTGACCGACAAGACCAGCGAGCGGGAGATCCAGTATCGCCCGGCGCGCGTGCTGATGCAGGATTTCACCGGCGTGCCCTGCGTGGTCGATCTGGCGGCGATGCGCGACGCGATGAACAGCCTTGGCGGCGATGCGCAGAAGATCAACCCGCAGGTGCCGGTGCATCTCGTTATCGACCATTCCGTGATGGTCGACGAGTTCGGCACGCCCAAGGCGTTCGAGGACAATGTCGAACTCGAGTACCAGCGCAATTCCGAGCGCTACGAATTCCTCAAGTGGGGCAGCAAGGCGCTCGATAACTTCAAGGTCGTGCCGCCGGGCACCGGCATCTGCCACCAGGTGAACCTGGAGCATATCGCGCAGGCGGTGTGGACCTCGAAGGACGATGCCGGCGAGACGATCGCGTACCCGGATACCTGCGTTGGCACCGACAGCCATACCACGATGGTCAACGGCCTCGGCGTGCTGGGCTGGGGCGTCGGCGGCATCGAGGCGGAAGCCGCGATGCTCGGCCAGCCCGTCTCGATGCTGATCCCCGAGGTGGTCGGCTTCAAGTTCACCGGCGAGCTGCAGGAAGGCGTGACCGCCACCGATCTGGTGCTCACCGTCACCCATATGCTGCGCAAGAAGGGCGTGGTCGGCCGCTTCGTCGAGTATTTCGGCCCCGGCCTCGCCAGCCTGACGCTCGCCGATCGCGCCACGATGGGCAACATGGCGCCGGAATATGGCGCCACCTGCGGCTTCTTCGGCATCGACGACAAGACGCTCGACTATATGCGCCTGACCGGCCGTGACGAGGATCAGATCGCGCTGACCGAGGCCTATGCCAAGGCGCAGGGCCTGTGGCTCGATCCCGATGCCGAGCCGGTCTTCACCGATACGCTGGAGCTGGACCTCTCGACCGTCCGTCCGTCGCTCGCCGGCCCGAAGCGCCCGCAGGACAAGGTGGTGCTGGAGGAGGTGGACGACACCTTCAATGCGGACCTGTCCGGCGTCTACAAGCATGACGGCTTCAAGCGCGTGCCCGTCGAGGGCAGGAGCCACGATATCGGCGACGGCGACGTGGTGATCGCCGCCATCACGTCGTGCACCAACACGTCGAACCCGTCGGTGCTGGTCGCCGCCGGTCTCGTCGCGCAGAAGGCCAACGCGTTGGGCCTCAAGCCCAAGCCGTGGGTGAAGACCAGCCTCGCGCCCGGTTCGCAGGTCGTCACCGACTATCTGGAGAAGTCCGGCCTGCAGGCCGATCTGGACGCGATCGGCTTCAATCTGGTCGGCTATGGCTGCACCACTTGCATCGGCAACAGCGGCCCGTTGGCCGAGCCGATCAGCAAGGCGATCAACGGCAACGACATCGTCGCGGCGTCGGTGCTGTCGGGCAACCGCAACTTCGAAGGCCGCGTCTCGCCGGACGTGCGCGCCAACTTCCTCGCCTCGCCGCCGCTGGTCGTCGCCTATGCGCTCAAGGGCACGGTGACCGAGGATTTCACCACCACCCCGATCGGCCAGTCGACCGAGGGCAAGGACGTGTTCCTCAAGGACATCTGGCCGACCAACGCCGAAGTCCGCGCGGCGATCGACGCCAATATCGACCGCGACATGTTCACCAGCCGCTACGCGCACGTCTTCACCGGCGACGAGAAGTGGCAGGCGATCAGCGTGACCGGATCGGACACCTACAGCTGGAATCCGAGCAGCACCTACGTTGCCAACCCGCCCTATTTCGAGGGCATGAGCATGACGCCGGCGCCCGTCACCGACATCATCGATGCGCGCCCGCTGGCGATCTTCGCCGACTCGATCACCACCGATCACATCTCGCCGGCCGGTTCGATCAAGGCGGACAGCCCCGGCGGCCGCTACCTCTCCGAGCATCAGGTCTCGAAGGCGGACTTCAACTCCTACGGCTCGCGCCGCGGCAACCATGAAGTGATGATGCGCGGCACCTTCGCCAACATCCGCATCAAGAACGAGATGACGCCCGGCATCGAGGGCGGCGTCACGAAGTACGTTCCGACCGGCGACGTCGAGGCGATCTACGACGCCGCGATGAAATACAAGGCGGAGGGCACCCCGCTCGTCGTGATCGGCGGCAAGGAATATGGCACCGGCTCGTCGCGCGACTGGGCGGCGAAGGGCACCACCCTGCTCGGCGTCCGAGCCGTGATCGTCGAGACCTTCGAGCGCATCCACCGCTCGAACCTGGTCGGCATGGGCGTGCTGCCGCTGCAGTTCGCCGATGGCGTCGACCGCAAGACGCTCAAGCTCGACGGATCGGAAACCTTCACGATCACCGGAGTCGCGGACCTGCGCCCGCGCCAGACCGTGACGGTCGAGCTGACCCGCGCCGATGGCTCCAGGGAGACGTTCGAGACCCGTTGCCGGATCGATACCGTCAACGAGCTGGAATATTTCCTCAACGGCGGCATCCTCCAGTACGTGCTGCGCAAGCTGGCGGCATAA